In Pararge aegeria chromosome 27, ilParAegt1.1, whole genome shotgun sequence, one genomic interval encodes:
- the LOC120635814 gene encoding uncharacterized protein LOC120635814: MSTVQNTLWTQLPAETLDPKYEKCRNITEEIYKRINITFQIKKLETNVQSEVSDCSDRDQIDSNELSNETDLFACDKSSISSSELEAMERGSAACEKFINNNNNEEKVKKTTVVCKRPRKRFRKRVKKQQTSKKESDGSSDEAIPLSRVAVVDNRAAKSPLHSFMGVPNVVITPIDLKKLKLPIPARKSDAKQTQKIKGESPKVKSFKVIDKAEVKKGIDKPEILTVKDKSTPEWNCTLCSLSFKGERGLRRHMTMSHILSPEEEKKLSKSREET; the protein is encoded by the exons ATGTCTACAGTACAAAATACTCTTTGGACTCAGTTACCAGCTGAGACCTTGGATCCTAAATATGAGAAATGCAGAAATATCACCGAAGAAATATACAAGAGGATAAACAtaacctttcaaataaaaaaattggagacCAATGTCCAAAGTGAAGTGTCTGATTGCag CGACCGCGACCAAATAGACAGTAATGAGTTGAGCAATGAGACCGACCTTTTTGCCTGTGACAAGAGCTCAATATCAAGCAGCGAACTAGAAGCTATGGAGCGAGGTAGTGCTGCATGCGAGAAGtttattaacaacaataacaatgaGGAAAAAGTGAAAAAGACCACTGTTGTTTGCAAGAGACCCCGGAAgag ATTCAGAAAGCGAGTGAAAAAGCAACAAACGTCAAAGAAAGAGTCAGATGGTTCGAGCGATGAAGCTATACCACTGAGTCGAGTGGCCGTCGTTGATAATAGGGCCGCTAAGTCACCGTTGCACTCATTCATGGGAGTCCCTAATGTTGTTATCACGCCCATTG atCTGAAAAAACTAAAACTGCCCATACCAGCTAGAAAATCGGATGCGAAGCAAACACAAAAAATCAAAGGGGAGTCACCTAAAGTAAAATCTTTCAAAGTCATAGACAAGGCAGAGGTGAAAAAGGGCATAGACAAGCCAGAGATATTGACTGTGAAGGACAAAAGCACTCCGGAATGGAACTGTACTTTATGCAGTTTGTCATTTAAAGGAGAACGAGGGTTAag acGTCACATGACTATGTCGCACATATTGAGTCCagaggaagaaaaaaaattgagcaaGTCACGAGAGGAGACTTAG